One genomic segment of Acidobacteriota bacterium includes these proteins:
- a CDS encoding response regulator transcription factor, translating into MNRAKRILVIDDEPQMLLGLRDNLELDGYEVVTATDGEEGLHLARSTRPDLVILDLMLPRRSGLDVCRELRAHADPTPIIMLTARSQETDKVLGLELGADDYLTKPFSISELLARIRAVLRRASAAGAVTEFGRIGEIEVNFRTHQARRGDERVALTSREFDLLRYFAARQGEVVTRDQILTDVWGYEEATTTRTIDNFVAKLRQKIERSPHQPEHLLTVHGIGYKFVG; encoded by the coding sequence ATGAACCGAGCCAAGCGGATTCTCGTGATCGACGACGAGCCCCAGATGTTGCTGGGGTTGCGTGACAACCTCGAGCTCGACGGCTACGAGGTCGTGACGGCGACCGACGGCGAAGAGGGGCTCCACCTGGCCCGCTCGACCCGGCCCGACCTGGTGATTCTCGACCTGATGCTCCCGCGGCGCAGTGGTCTCGACGTGTGCCGCGAACTGCGAGCGCACGCCGATCCGACGCCGATCATCATGCTGACGGCCCGATCGCAGGAGACCGACAAGGTGCTCGGCCTCGAACTCGGCGCCGACGACTACCTGACCAAGCCGTTCAGCATCTCCGAACTGCTGGCCCGGATCCGCGCGGTGCTCCGGCGGGCGTCGGCTGCCGGCGCGGTGACGGAATTCGGGCGGATTGGCGAGATCGAGGTGAACTTCCGCACGCACCAGGCACGCCGTGGGGACGAGCGTGTGGCGCTCACCTCGCGCGAGTTCGACCTGCTCCGCTACTTCGCGGCCCGGCAGGGCGAGGTCGTCACCCGCGACCAGATCCTGACCGACGTCTGGGGCTACGAGGAGGCCACCACGACGCGGACCATCGACAATTTCGTCGCGAAGCTGCGCCAGAAGATCGAACGTTCCCCGCACCAGCCCGAACACCTCCTCACCGTTCACGGCATCGGCTACAAGTTCGTCGGCTGA
- a CDS encoding TonB-dependent receptor has translation MQQWLMRVLLGAVCLAVPALGAAQLVTGTITGTVSDDSGAMMPGVTVTITSDRLIGGSRIEVSNERGVYRFDGLPPGTYNVRFELAGFKTFDRQGIQIAAGFVGTVNARLEVGALEETIVVSGESPVVDTRSNVQQTVMNQELLEGVPSGRDVWAVAKVIPGVTVSTYDVGGTQGMQQSGMSAHGSRSDDKTFAIDGLSVNWPGGGGGSTMVYYDQGMFEEVNYQTSAIPAEVAIGGIYMNMVTKAGGNTWRGDARYYFANDSMQAGNFTALREELGFSVGNPVVEQYDFNASAAGPIVRDKLWFFGSYRRWKVDKELLSVFNPDGTFAVDDNLITNYSGKLTGQFSSNHRLGLVYNYNQKDRYHRRDTPPNFVPDKASYVQEQPGWTGQIKYTGVLAGSTVYESTAGAVAGTFPLRYQKEVGPNDIRREDTVLDTADGAAQRNYENPNYRFQFDNVFSHTRTGLGGTHNIKAGVQFSRQYFQEKNTANGDMRLIYSNGVPLRVVALNTPVEATSYVHHLGFFAQDSWTVASKLTVNLGFRFDRANGWIPEQVSPAGRWVGERRLDRQDVYKQWIGVWRLGAVYDVFGTGRTAIKGNASRYGHQVGIGVVTTVHPFTLSTANIAWNDLNRNDFPDPGELGAFEGFTGGANTRYEDQNGPKWGYSDEFTFGVEHQALRDVRLGLMYYRRTNRNNVGNRNAAVPSTAYTPVTVPNPQGGTITIYNLNPSFVGRQDNVRTNIPELDSDYNGIEFTATKRFADRWMMLLGYTFGKNKGGETIGEFNDPNNLVNQRGITGDDATHQFKLAGSYVIPRAEVSVSTSFVRNTGYPRQYTYQVTRAVVPNLTRSAQTVRTIPRGDDRLPTVTLLDLRFSRSFRFGRSFMIEPQLDIFNVTNDDTIVRIVDAIGPRFSFPTEILAPRIVRVGFAMRW, from the coding sequence ATGCAGCAGTGGTTGATGCGGGTGCTGCTCGGGGCCGTGTGTCTGGCCGTGCCAGCGCTCGGCGCCGCGCAACTCGTCACGGGCACCATCACGGGCACGGTCAGCGACGACTCCGGGGCCATGATGCCCGGCGTGACGGTGACCATCACGAGCGATCGCCTGATCGGAGGGTCGCGCATCGAGGTGTCGAACGAGCGCGGGGTGTACCGGTTCGACGGCCTGCCCCCCGGCACCTACAACGTGCGCTTCGAGCTCGCGGGCTTCAAGACGTTCGACCGGCAGGGCATCCAGATTGCGGCGGGCTTCGTCGGCACGGTGAACGCGCGGCTCGAGGTCGGCGCGCTCGAGGAGACGATTGTCGTGAGCGGCGAGTCGCCGGTCGTCGACACGCGGTCGAACGTGCAGCAGACGGTCATGAACCAGGAACTGCTCGAGGGCGTACCGTCCGGCCGGGACGTCTGGGCGGTCGCGAAGGTCATTCCTGGCGTGACGGTGAGCACCTACGACGTCGGCGGCACGCAGGGCATGCAGCAGAGCGGCATGTCGGCCCACGGGTCGCGCAGCGACGACAAGACGTTCGCCATCGACGGCCTCTCGGTGAACTGGCCGGGCGGGGGCGGCGGGTCGACGATGGTCTACTACGACCAGGGGATGTTCGAGGAGGTCAACTACCAGACCTCGGCGATTCCCGCCGAGGTGGCCATCGGCGGCATCTACATGAACATGGTCACCAAGGCTGGTGGCAACACGTGGCGGGGCGACGCGCGATACTACTTCGCGAACGACAGCATGCAGGCGGGCAACTTCACGGCGCTGCGCGAGGAGCTCGGCTTCTCCGTGGGCAACCCCGTGGTCGAGCAATACGACTTCAACGCCTCGGCCGCGGGACCGATCGTGCGCGACAAGCTGTGGTTCTTCGGCTCGTACCGCCGGTGGAAGGTCGACAAGGAACTGCTGAGCGTCTTCAACCCGGACGGCACCTTCGCCGTCGACGACAATCTCATCACGAACTACTCGGGGAAGCTCACCGGACAGTTCTCGTCGAACCATCGTCTGGGGCTCGTCTACAACTACAACCAGAAGGATCGGTATCATCGGCGCGACACGCCGCCCAACTTCGTGCCAGACAAGGCGTCGTACGTTCAGGAGCAGCCGGGCTGGACGGGTCAGATCAAGTACACGGGCGTGCTGGCGGGCAGCACGGTGTACGAATCGACGGCGGGTGCCGTGGCGGGTACCTTCCCGCTGCGGTATCAGAAGGAAGTCGGGCCCAACGACATCCGTCGTGAGGACACCGTGCTCGACACGGCCGACGGCGCGGCGCAGCGCAACTACGAGAATCCGAATTACCGGTTCCAGTTCGACAACGTGTTCAGTCACACGCGCACCGGCCTCGGCGGCACGCACAACATCAAGGCCGGCGTGCAGTTCTCTCGGCAGTACTTCCAGGAGAAGAACACGGCCAACGGCGACATGCGCCTCATCTACAGCAACGGGGTGCCGCTGCGGGTCGTCGCGCTGAACACGCCGGTCGAGGCGACGAGCTACGTGCACCACCTCGGGTTCTTCGCGCAGGACTCGTGGACCGTCGCGAGCAAGCTCACCGTCAACCTCGGATTCCGGTTCGACCGGGCGAACGGCTGGATTCCCGAGCAGGTGAGTCCGGCGGGCCGCTGGGTGGGCGAACGCCGCCTGGATCGGCAGGACGTCTACAAGCAGTGGATTGGCGTCTGGCGCCTCGGCGCGGTCTACGACGTCTTCGGCACCGGCCGCACGGCGATCAAGGGCAACGCGAGCCGGTACGGCCACCAGGTCGGGATTGGCGTTGTCACGACCGTCCATCCCTTCACGCTCTCGACGGCCAACATCGCGTGGAACGACCTCAACCGCAACGACTTCCCGGATCCCGGCGAGCTCGGCGCCTTCGAGGGCTTCACGGGCGGCGCCAACACGCGCTACGAGGACCAGAACGGACCGAAGTGGGGCTATTCGGACGAGTTCACCTTCGGCGTCGAGCACCAGGCGCTCCGCGACGTGCGCCTTGGACTCATGTACTACCGCCGCACGAATCGGAACAACGTCGGTAACCGCAACGCGGCCGTGCCGTCGACGGCGTACACGCCGGTGACCGTGCCGAACCCGCAGGGCGGCACGATCACGATCTACAACCTGAACCCGTCGTTCGTCGGCCGGCAGGACAACGTCCGCACGAACATCCCCGAGCTCGACAGTGACTACAACGGCATCGAGTTCACCGCGACCAAGCGCTTTGCCGATCGCTGGATGATGCTGTTGGGGTACACCTTCGGCAAGAACAAGGGCGGGGAGACGATCGGGGAGTTCAACGACCCGAACAACCTCGTCAATCAGCGCGGCATCACGGGTGACGACGCGACGCACCAGTTCAAGCTGGCCGGGTCGTACGTGATCCCGCGGGCCGAGGTGTCCGTCAGCACGAGCTTCGTGCGCAACACCGGGTACCCGCGCCAGTACACCTACCAGGTCACGCGCGCGGTCGTCCCGAACCTCACCCGCTCGGCTCAGACGGTACGGACGATCCCGCGCGGAGACGATCGCCTGCCGACGGTCACGCTGCTCGACCTGCGGTTCTCTCGGTCGTTCCGCTTCGGCCGGAGCTTCATGATCGAGCCGCAGCTCGACATCTTCAACGTGACCAACGACGACACCATCGTCCGCATCGTCGACGCGATCGGACCGCGGTTCAGCTTCCCGACCGAGATCCTCGCGCCGCGCATCGTGCGCGTCGGCTTCGCGATGCGCTGGTAG
- a CDS encoding amidohydrolase family protein, with protein sequence MRSLRTTRLLGGLGVALALALAAGSYPAAQAGASAPKHDGRYKRLLISNAMVIYGAKKAPFGPVDILVEDGLIARVGPPRQGETADAVIDATGKYVMPGLVNTHMHWHESRVADVPQPIQYERNLYLATGTTTTREVGGNTEKSKVWRAESAAGKIVAPRILIWNRPNLGNRSPEAIRAGVRQAKTDGFDGLKIGGLDRDQLEALLDEAGKQGLCTTTHIGVEETTAQDYIDLGVCSIEHFYGVADAAIDGIQDFPANHNGSNEIHRFGRAGELYAQANPERLKQVVEQMVEKGVGWSPTMSIYEASRDPIRNANVPWFRDFLHPSMELFFRPSLDNHGSYFLGWTTAQEAQWKRNYRIWMDALRHFGIKGGLITTGDDAGYIYSLYGFGMVRELELHEEAGFHPLEVIQHATANGAKMVGLGDRLGRVRPGYIADLLVVNGNPLQNLRVLNPYGVDVVMYDGRPVDNYSSLVVGDPKIKVVRGGGIEWTIRDGIPYHVPTMVAEIKGIVSKDRQTFRNQLTTEVR encoded by the coding sequence ATGCGTAGTCTGCGAACCACCCGCCTGCTCGGCGGACTCGGGGTCGCGCTCGCGCTGGCGCTCGCGGCCGGGTCGTACCCCGCCGCGCAGGCCGGCGCCAGCGCCCCGAAGCACGACGGCAGGTACAAGCGGCTGCTGATCAGCAACGCGATGGTGATCTACGGCGCGAAGAAGGCGCCGTTCGGCCCGGTCGACATCCTGGTCGAAGACGGCCTGATCGCTCGCGTCGGCCCACCGCGCCAGGGCGAGACCGCCGACGCCGTGATCGACGCGACCGGCAAGTACGTGATGCCGGGCCTCGTCAACACGCACATGCACTGGCACGAATCGCGCGTGGCCGACGTGCCCCAGCCGATTCAGTACGAGCGCAATCTCTATCTCGCCACGGGCACCACCACCACCCGCGAGGTCGGAGGGAACACCGAGAAGTCGAAGGTGTGGCGCGCGGAGAGCGCGGCCGGGAAGATCGTGGCGCCGCGCATCCTCATCTGGAACCGGCCGAATCTGGGCAACCGGTCGCCCGAGGCCATCCGCGCCGGCGTCCGCCAGGCCAAGACCGACGGCTTCGACGGCCTGAAGATCGGCGGGCTCGACCGCGACCAGCTCGAGGCCCTCCTCGACGAGGCCGGCAAGCAGGGGCTCTGCACGACGACCCACATCGGCGTCGAGGAGACGACGGCGCAGGACTACATCGACCTCGGCGTCTGCTCGATCGAGCACTTCTACGGCGTGGCCGACGCGGCGATCGACGGCATCCAGGACTTCCCGGCCAATCACAACGGCAGCAATGAGATCCATCGCTTCGGCCGTGCGGGGGAGCTCTACGCTCAGGCCAACCCGGAGCGGCTGAAGCAGGTCGTCGAGCAGATGGTCGAGAAGGGCGTCGGCTGGAGCCCGACGATGTCGATCTACGAGGCGAGCCGCGACCCGATCCGCAACGCGAACGTGCCCTGGTTCAGGGACTTCCTCCACCCGTCGATGGAGCTGTTCTTCCGCCCGAGCCTCGACAACCACGGCTCGTACTTCCTCGGCTGGACGACGGCGCAGGAAGCGCAGTGGAAGCGCAACTACCGCATCTGGATGGACGCGCTGCGCCACTTCGGCATCAAGGGCGGGCTCATCACGACGGGCGACGACGCGGGCTACATCTACTCGCTCTACGGCTTCGGCATGGTGCGTGAGCTCGAGCTGCACGAGGAGGCCGGCTTCCACCCGCTCGAGGTCATCCAGCACGCGACGGCCAACGGCGCCAAGATGGTGGGCCTCGGCGATCGCCTGGGGCGCGTCCGTCCCGGCTACATCGCCGACCTGCTGGTCGTCAACGGCAACCCGCTGCAGAACCTGCGCGTGCTCAATCCCTACGGCGTCGACGTCGTCATGTACGACGGCAGGCCGGTCGACAACTACAGCTCGCTCGTGGTGGGCGATCCGAAGATCAAGGTCGTCCGTGGTGGCGGCATCGAGTGGACGATTCGCGACGGCATCCCGTACCACGTGCCCACGATGGTGGCCGAGATCAAGGGCATCGTCTCGAAGGATCGCCAGACGTTCCGGAATCAGCTCACGACCGAGGTGCGATAG
- a CDS encoding SpoIIE family protein phosphatase, with translation MSATDRDAVRIRVLVLLLAAGLFGLLVTTVYRHGGSPTDENLFINPPSPVYVAESSPAAGLDAGDILLAVDERRLLTFRTFAGVLDTLADDAKVRLRLRRPSGSEHISEGVPASALRAVVVRDIASTALVVEVTAGGASDRAGMRVGDVILRINEQAFRDVFEADAIMRRAQVGRATAYEVLRGAEATTLLVTLAAFGMRLSLVVSTLSGLLLMAFGAALAVMRPWIKAARYVGLGFLLIGYAFGVAFIRRDADLSTFTVVRDLATIGGVLFGLACLIHGEHYFPREMPTLTRHAWLQRSAYLCAATATAWIAAGGREVPFVAGLVALGLLAVAAKWLARRDRTVELRRMMRPLRWTSAAVVALVVAMLGIGQYLVPGDVPGFIGLALVAIPAAYLYTIGRYRLLDLDLRLRRTVQFSLLSGAWSLLVVSGFLWLVWRLTVTDMPLPNVRFTGASIEIIDTPVSYEQRAVLEKLVVALAAVLLTFAARHLGRRGSAWIAERFHRTAYDYRKAAREVTTVTSTRLDLEGLAAGIVSVVSGHMAVRRCGVLFTHGTRHHCVAEAHGMSVPAWREFCLATAPDIVQGASRAEDEVVAEYAFPRLRRALEAARIQYLYPIRAHERLVGVILVGEKLSELPFSADDFEFLDAVARQTAPAVENAFLYDDLAQQERLKHELELARRIQMESLPQFTPVVDGLDIAGQSVPAFEVGGDYFDYLDGHPPRFTVMVGDVSGKGTSAALYMSKLQGILRSLHAFDLGPHELFVRANDLLSQDLERRSFVTALGAFFDTSARRLVLTRAGHLPLYYYEAAAGCVHRVLPRGMGFGLSARRRFDAELEEREISYGRGDVFLLITDGIIESLNPEGEDFGEDRVMALLAEGARDSAIELVGRLAEEVRRFTADAVPFDDQTIVVVKATR, from the coding sequence ATGAGCGCAACGGACCGCGACGCGGTGCGCATTCGCGTGCTCGTGCTCCTGCTGGCAGCCGGCCTGTTCGGCCTGCTCGTCACCACGGTCTACCGCCACGGCGGGAGCCCGACCGACGAGAACCTGTTCATCAACCCGCCGTCACCGGTGTACGTCGCCGAGTCGAGCCCGGCGGCGGGCCTCGATGCCGGCGACATCCTGCTCGCCGTCGACGAGCGGCGCCTCCTGACGTTCCGGACGTTCGCAGGCGTACTCGACACGCTGGCCGACGACGCGAAGGTTCGCCTGCGCCTCAGACGCCCGTCGGGCAGCGAGCACATCAGCGAGGGCGTCCCCGCGTCGGCCCTGCGGGCCGTCGTCGTCCGCGACATCGCGTCGACAGCGCTCGTCGTCGAGGTCACGGCTGGCGGGGCGTCCGACCGCGCCGGCATGCGCGTCGGCGACGTGATTCTGCGCATCAACGAACAGGCGTTCCGGGACGTGTTCGAGGCCGATGCCATCATGCGACGCGCACAGGTGGGACGGGCGACCGCCTACGAAGTGCTGCGCGGCGCAGAGGCCACGACCCTGCTCGTGACGCTCGCGGCCTTCGGCATGCGGCTCTCGCTCGTCGTCAGCACGCTCAGCGGACTGCTGTTGATGGCCTTCGGTGCGGCGCTGGCCGTGATGCGTCCCTGGATCAAGGCGGCGCGGTACGTCGGCCTCGGGTTCCTGCTGATCGGCTACGCCTTCGGCGTGGCGTTCATCAGGCGCGACGCCGATCTCTCGACGTTCACCGTCGTGCGCGACCTGGCGACCATCGGCGGCGTGCTCTTCGGCCTGGCCTGCCTGATCCACGGCGAGCACTACTTCCCCCGCGAGATGCCGACGCTCACGAGGCATGCGTGGCTGCAACGGTCGGCCTACCTGTGCGCGGCGACCGCCACGGCGTGGATCGCCGCCGGCGGGCGCGAGGTCCCGTTCGTCGCGGGACTCGTCGCGCTCGGTCTCCTGGCCGTGGCCGCCAAGTGGCTCGCGCGCCGCGACCGCACCGTGGAGCTCCGGCGGATGATGCGGCCGCTGCGGTGGACGAGTGCCGCCGTGGTCGCCCTCGTCGTGGCGATGCTCGGCATCGGCCAGTACCTGGTCCCTGGCGATGTGCCCGGCTTCATCGGCCTGGCGCTCGTGGCCATCCCTGCGGCCTACCTGTACACGATCGGCCGCTACCGTCTCCTCGATCTCGACCTGCGGCTGCGCCGCACCGTGCAGTTCTCCCTCCTTTCCGGGGCATGGAGCCTGCTCGTCGTCTCGGGCTTCCTCTGGCTGGTGTGGCGTCTGACCGTCACCGACATGCCCCTGCCGAACGTGCGCTTCACCGGCGCGTCGATCGAGATCATCGACACGCCGGTGTCGTACGAGCAGCGCGCCGTGCTCGAGAAGCTGGTGGTGGCGCTGGCCGCCGTGCTCCTGACGTTCGCGGCGCGTCATCTCGGCCGGCGTGGCTCGGCGTGGATCGCCGAGCGGTTCCACCGGACGGCGTACGACTATCGCAAGGCCGCGAGAGAGGTGACCACCGTCACGTCGACCCGTCTCGACCTCGAGGGCCTGGCTGCCGGCATCGTGTCGGTCGTCTCGGGGCACATGGCGGTACGGCGCTGCGGCGTGCTCTTCACGCACGGCACGCGCCACCACTGCGTGGCGGAGGCGCACGGGATGTCCGTGCCCGCCTGGCGCGAGTTCTGCCTGGCGACGGCGCCCGACATCGTGCAGGGCGCGAGCCGCGCCGAAGACGAGGTCGTCGCCGAGTACGCGTTCCCGAGGCTTCGTCGCGCGCTCGAGGCCGCACGCATTCAGTACCTCTATCCGATTCGCGCCCACGAACGCCTCGTCGGCGTGATCCTGGTCGGGGAGAAGCTGTCCGAGCTCCCGTTCTCCGCGGACGACTTCGAGTTCCTCGACGCCGTGGCCCGCCAGACGGCACCCGCCGTCGAGAACGCCTTTCTGTACGACGACCTCGCGCAGCAGGAGCGCCTGAAGCACGAGCTGGAGCTCGCGCGGCGCATCCAGATGGAATCGCTGCCCCAGTTCACGCCCGTCGTCGACGGGCTCGATATCGCCGGGCAGTCGGTCCCGGCCTTCGAGGTGGGTGGCGACTACTTCGACTACCTCGACGGCCACCCGCCCCGCTTCACCGTCATGGTGGGCGACGTGAGCGGCAAGGGCACGTCGGCTGCGCTGTACATGTCGAAGCTGCAGGGGATCCTGCGGTCGCTGCACGCCTTCGACCTCGGGCCGCACGAGCTGTTCGTGCGCGCCAACGACCTGCTGTCGCAGGACCTCGAACGGCGCTCGTTCGTCACCGCCCTCGGCGCGTTCTTCGACACGAGCGCGCGACGGCTGGTGCTGACGCGCGCCGGCCACCTGCCGCTCTACTACTACGAGGCGGCGGCCGGATGCGTCCACCGCGTCCTGCCGCGCGGCATGGGGTTCGGGCTGTCGGCGCGACGACGGTTCGACGCCGAGCTCGAGGAGCGCGAGATCTCTTACGGGCGTGGGGACGTCTTCCTGCTCATCACCGACGGGATCATCGAGTCGCTGAATCCGGAGGGGGAGGACTTCGGCGAGGACCGCGTGATGGCGCTGCTCGCCGAAGGTGCCCGCGACAGCGCGATCGAGCTCGTCGGACGCCTCGCGGAAGAAGTGCGACGGTTCACGGCGGATGCCGTCCCGTTCGACGACCAGACGATCGTCGTCGTCAAAGCCACCCGGTGA
- a CDS encoding GNAT family N-acetyltransferase, producing MSAEDPALVRRATLADADAIVAIVASHADQLLPRTLDEVGQLIEAMWVVEVDGEVAGCCCLEIYSPKIAEVRSLAVRAPYRGRGYGARLVEAAVGEARRRGIPQILVVTSNVGFFNRLSFRTCLNEKYALFWEAPPGDEASDRPAPPGEDS from the coding sequence ATGAGTGCCGAGGATCCTGCCCTGGTGCGGCGGGCGACGCTGGCGGACGCCGACGCCATCGTCGCGATCGTCGCCAGCCATGCCGACCAGTTGCTGCCGAGGACGCTCGACGAGGTCGGTCAGTTGATCGAGGCGATGTGGGTCGTCGAGGTCGACGGTGAGGTGGCCGGCTGCTGCTGTCTCGAGATCTACAGTCCCAAGATCGCCGAGGTGCGGTCGCTGGCCGTGCGCGCACCCTACCGCGGGCGTGGCTACGGGGCCCGCCTCGTCGAGGCCGCCGTCGGGGAGGCGCGGCGACGCGGGATCCCGCAGATCCTGGTCGTCACGTCCAACGTGGGCTTCTTCAACCGGCTCAGCTTCCGCACGTGCCTGAACGAGAAGTACGCGCTGTTCTGGGAGGCGCCGCCAGGCGACGAGGCCTCGGACCGCCCGGCCCCTCCGGGAGAGGACAGCTGA
- a CDS encoding bile acid:sodium symporter family protein has translation MRTLDRLTSAFPAWVVLASTAALFVPDAFTWFRGSLITWGLGVIMLGMGLGLDVDDFRRVGRQPGLVAAGVALQYTIMPALGYGLGYAFGLPTPFAVGLVLVASCPGGTASNVITFLARGDVPLSVSMTAISTLLAAVATPALTALLAGNRVDVPAWGLLVSTVQVVVLPVLLGVALHRLAPAATRAILPVAPLLAVVTITLIVASIIGAGRDQVLESGFRLVGAVFCLHAGGFAAGYVLGRRLTRREVASRTIAIEVGMQNSGLGVVLARQHFPSPLVAIPCAISSVFHSVLGSLLAAWWRRHRAVS, from the coding sequence GTGCGCACCCTCGACCGGCTGACGTCGGCGTTTCCGGCGTGGGTCGTACTGGCCAGCACGGCTGCGCTCTTCGTCCCGGACGCCTTCACCTGGTTTCGCGGCTCCCTGATCACCTGGGGCCTTGGCGTGATCATGCTCGGCATGGGTCTCGGGCTCGACGTCGACGACTTCCGGCGAGTCGGCCGGCAGCCCGGCCTGGTGGCCGCTGGGGTGGCCCTGCAATACACCATCATGCCCGCGCTCGGCTACGGCCTCGGCTACGCGTTCGGCCTGCCGACGCCCTTCGCCGTGGGGCTGGTCCTCGTGGCCTCGTGCCCGGGGGGCACGGCGTCGAACGTCATCACCTTCCTGGCCCGCGGCGACGTCCCGCTGTCGGTGTCGATGACCGCGATCTCGACGCTGCTCGCCGCCGTGGCCACGCCCGCCCTGACCGCGCTGCTGGCGGGCAATCGGGTCGACGTGCCCGCGTGGGGCCTGCTCGTCAGCACCGTGCAGGTCGTGGTACTGCCCGTGCTGCTCGGCGTCGCGCTGCACCGGCTCGCCCCGGCCGCGACTCGAGCCATCCTGCCCGTCGCGCCGCTCTTGGCCGTCGTCACCATCACGTTGATCGTCGCCTCGATCATCGGTGCCGGGCGCGATCAGGTCCTCGAGTCCGGCTTCCGGCTGGTCGGCGCCGTCTTCTGCCTCCACGCCGGGGGATTCGCGGCGGGTTACGTCCTCGGCCGACGGCTCACGCGCCGCGAGGTCGCGTCGCGCACCATTGCCATCGAAGTGGGCATGCAGAACTCCGGGCTCGGCGTCGTGCTCGCGCGGCAGCACTTCCCGAGCCCACTCGTGGCCATCCCGTGCGCGATCTCGAGTGTCTTTCACTCGGTGCTCGGGAGCCTCCTCGCCGCGTGGTGGCGACGGCATCGCGCCGTGTCATGA